The region GGCCATACCGAACTCTATCGGGGCGCGGAGTACGTGGTCGATTTCCTGCCCAAGATCCGGGTGGAAGTGGTGCTGCCGGATGAGCTGGTCGAGCAGGCCATCGAAGCCGTGGTCAAGGCGTCGCGGACCGGCAAGATCGGCGACGGCAAGATTTTCGTCACCCCGGTGGAGCAGGCGAT is a window of Bordetella sp. N DNA encoding:
- a CDS encoding P-II family nitrogen regulator, whose translation is MKQVTAIIKPFKLDEVREALAEVGVSGLTVTEVKGFGRQKGHTELYRGAEYVVDFLPKIRVEVVLPDELVEQAIEAVVKASRTGKIGDGKIFVTPVEQAIRIRTGEADDEAL